A portion of the Malania oleifera isolate guangnan ecotype guangnan chromosome 3, ASM2987363v1, whole genome shotgun sequence genome contains these proteins:
- the LOC131152211 gene encoding uncharacterized protein LOC131152211, which yields MDVAVLHPRDCLTRPLTHPIRSRPNPNPNRSDRGKRSPAGLLRHRHHQRRQPHRTMVAKLPGRDLVMGQVKILKRGEDANESTISALSLPKSEEKKAKIEALEDLSPILCDSDSILHSINPDLYAGSAFFTSPPPSSLPLPAFVVARKNAATSDLRRILRLD from the coding sequence ATGGATGTCGCTGTTCTTCACCCTCGGGATTGTCTCACACGCCCTCTTACTCATCCCATCAGGTCCcgtccaaaccctaaccctaatcgaTCCGATCGCGGAAAGCGAAGCCCTGCGGGGCTTCTCCGCCACCGGCACCATCAGAGGCGCCAACCGCACCGCACCATGGTGGCGAAGCTTCCCGGCAGAGACCTCGTCATGGGACAAGTGAAGATCCTGAAACGCGGCGAAGACGCTAACGAATCGACCATTTCCGCACTCTCCCTCCCCAAATCCGAAGAAAAAAAGGCAAAGATCGAAGCTTTGGAGGATCTGAGTCCAATTTTATGCGACTCAGATTCGATTCTGCACTCGATTAACCCCGACTTGTACGCGGGTTCGGCGTTCTTCACTTCGCCGCCGCCGAGTTCTCTGCCGCTGCCGGCCTTCGTAGTTGCCCGGAAAAACGCCGCCACGAGTGATTTACGGCGAATTCTCCGTCTCGATTAG